One genomic window of Undibacterium cyanobacteriorum includes the following:
- a CDS encoding putative ABC transporter permease subunit — MKLEVAESNDATEIHYGKTLKASSIFKVGSFLWLLRHELRLYFYEKSTKDDGKKKHNRRGLGAASIIGIILIQILLHLAAWGLLRLIPADTGKFSPKVTIILGLILYGVFTLLLSTSLSKSVAALFERGDLDLLLSSPIPSKTIFQVRVAGIAAGVSLVFLFFFAPFAHLGLILGQFHWFAIYPTLISLAVISASLAMTMTLNLVRWLGVRKTRVVAQLLSAFVGAVFFLLSQMWGNLGKSVRDGVASKLLPLFEDGQMLAADSLLWVPGQALLGSTAALLILCGLAVMSFMLVSQRLHRFFVIGVQQSTAAARPKVSVQVQTAITRKPFARGLTWNVVLKEWRLIARDPQLISQIGLQILYMLPLFFVIFRKGMLAPSAAAGMTVLSALLASSLIWVMISGEQATDLLRISPAPQSHIRRAKVLAASSPALLLILGPLLYLATTDWLVALLTLLGSIAAMHNIALINLWMARPADRSDFQRRANGSVGLTLLEKINSFAWAGSVYLAATLGWWALVSVAVALLSLLLAWVFKIEH; from the coding sequence ATGAAGCTTGAAGTTGCTGAAAGCAATGACGCTACTGAGATCCACTACGGGAAAACGTTGAAGGCTTCGTCCATCTTCAAGGTCGGAAGTTTTTTGTGGCTCTTGCGTCATGAACTGCGTCTCTATTTCTATGAAAAGAGCACAAAAGATGATGGTAAAAAGAAGCACAATAGACGAGGACTTGGGGCCGCTTCTATTATCGGAATTATTCTAATTCAGATACTTCTTCACCTCGCAGCATGGGGCTTGCTGCGTTTGATTCCCGCCGATACAGGCAAATTTTCACCCAAAGTGACGATCATTTTGGGACTCATCTTGTATGGCGTATTTACCTTGCTGCTGTCGACATCTCTCAGTAAAAGTGTGGCCGCGTTGTTTGAGCGTGGGGATCTAGATCTGCTGTTATCCTCACCGATTCCTTCCAAGACCATCTTCCAAGTGCGCGTTGCAGGGATCGCTGCAGGCGTTTCCTTAGTATTTCTTTTTTTCTTCGCACCCTTCGCCCACCTCGGACTGATTCTCGGGCAGTTTCACTGGTTCGCGATTTATCCGACGCTCATTTCCTTGGCTGTGATCAGTGCGTCATTAGCGATGACGATGACTTTGAATTTGGTGCGCTGGCTTGGGGTTCGAAAAACACGCGTTGTGGCACAGTTGCTGAGTGCATTTGTTGGAGCGGTCTTTTTCTTGCTTTCACAGATGTGGGGCAATCTTGGGAAATCGGTACGCGACGGCGTTGCTAGTAAGCTTTTGCCTTTGTTCGAAGATGGTCAGATGTTAGCGGCAGATAGTTTGTTGTGGGTGCCAGGTCAAGCGCTCTTGGGCTCTACAGCCGCCTTGCTCATACTGTGCGGACTTGCTGTGATGAGTTTTATGTTGGTATCGCAACGTTTGCATCGATTCTTTGTCATCGGCGTCCAACAAAGTACGGCTGCAGCGCGTCCGAAAGTCAGCGTACAAGTACAAACAGCGATCACGCGAAAACCATTCGCACGCGGTTTGACATGGAATGTCGTACTCAAAGAATGGCGCTTAATCGCACGTGATCCGCAATTGATTTCGCAAATTGGTTTGCAGATTTTGTATATGCTGCCGCTATTTTTTGTGATCTTCCGTAAAGGCATGTTGGCACCTAGTGCGGCGGCCGGTATGACTGTGCTGTCAGCCTTGTTGGCTTCATCATTAATCTGGGTCATGATTTCTGGCGAGCAAGCGACTGATCTGTTGCGCATTTCGCCAGCGCCACAAAGCCATATTCGGCGCGCCAAAGTCCTTGCCGCGAGCAGTCCTGCTTTGTTGTTGATCCTCGGGCCTTTGCTGTATTTGGCAACAACAGATTGGCTGGTCGCACTGTTGACCTTACTAGGCAGTATCGCTGCCATGCACAATATCGCGCTGATTAACTTGTGGATGGCTCGCCCAGCCGACCGTAGTGATTTTCAACGTCGCGCCAATGGCAGTGTTGGCTTAACTTTGCTGGAAAAGATCAATAGCTTTGCTTGGGCTGGTTCGGTCTATTTGGCGGCTACGCTCGGATGGTGGGCCTTGGTTTCGGTGGCAGTCGCTCTACTGAGTTTACTGCTTGCTTGGGTATTC
- a CDS encoding ABC transporter ATP-binding protein, which produces MFESNASHSVSSAAQASLESSLPALRLTNLCKTFDRPAVDHLDLHIKRGEFYALLGPNGAGKSTTLRMIAGLLLPDQGTVEILGVDLAKDPAGAKSKLAYLPDDPMLYNKLKPFEYLEFVAGLWGIEPHLAQQRALHLLEWLDLLKHAHELTEGFSRGMKQKLALAGALIHEPDLIILDEPLTGLDVAAGRQVKDLLLEHVKRGGTVILTTHILDVAERLAERIGIIQNGKLLVEGSLAELREQSQHGSKTLEDLFLELTGSAV; this is translated from the coding sequence ATGTTTGAATCCAATGCTTCTCATTCAGTTTCTAGCGCTGCTCAAGCGTCGTTGGAGTCATCACTTCCTGCCTTGCGTTTGACGAATTTATGCAAGACCTTCGATAGGCCGGCGGTTGATCATCTCGATTTACACATCAAACGCGGCGAATTTTATGCACTGCTTGGGCCGAACGGTGCTGGCAAGTCAACCACCTTACGCATGATCGCAGGTTTGCTATTACCGGACCAAGGCACTGTAGAAATACTCGGCGTCGATTTGGCGAAGGATCCAGCCGGTGCGAAGAGCAAGTTAGCGTATTTACCCGACGACCCAATGCTGTACAACAAACTAAAGCCCTTCGAATATTTGGAATTTGTTGCGGGCTTGTGGGGCATAGAGCCGCACCTGGCCCAACAGCGGGCGCTTCATTTGTTGGAATGGCTTGACCTTCTAAAGCACGCGCATGAATTGACCGAGGGCTTCTCGCGGGGGATGAAGCAAAAGCTGGCCTTAGCGGGCGCCTTGATTCATGAACCTGATTTGATTATTTTGGACGAGCCTTTAACGGGCCTCGATGTGGCTGCAGGTCGGCAGGTCAAAGATCTCTTGCTCGAACATGTGAAGCGTGGCGGCACGGTGATTCTAACCACGCATATTTTGGACGTAGCAGAACGTCTTGCAGAGCGTATCGGCATTATTCAAAACGGCAAATTACTGGTTGAGGGTAGCTTGGCGGAGTTGCGCGAACAAAGCCAACATGGCTCTAAAACTTTGGAAGATCTTTTCCTAGAGTTGACCGGGAGTGCAGTATGA